In Cytobacillus oceanisediminis, the following proteins share a genomic window:
- a CDS encoding CaiB/BaiF CoA transferase family protein: MLKGIRVIDFSNYLPGPFASQRLTELGAEVVKVEPFTGDPARQLDIKIEGTGAVFAANNRGKKSITLNLKSEEGRSAALKLISESHAVLESFRPGVMKKLGLDYESVKRHKPTIVYCSLTGYGENEDYQYLGSHDLNYMAVSGALSQLKDRSGRPVHPSNTIADFMGGMAASERILAALLSSRISGKGGHHCISIAEVMASIMGNHLLIESETGYPNGLSVLSGEIVAYSIYETKDSRFAALAALEPKFWINFCKSAGREDWIDSHFSRASGNNPVYLEMTELFKSRTLKEWTEFGQRVDCCLTPVLETGELRDFPLFKGIYERDGNYPLVRMHGGIDSAVAGPPKLGEHNEDVLRNIAGLPEEKIKTLATEKIF, translated from the coding sequence ATGTTAAAAGGCATAAGAGTAATTGATTTTTCCAATTATCTCCCTGGTCCGTTTGCTTCCCAGAGGCTTACAGAGCTTGGAGCTGAAGTGGTTAAGGTTGAACCTTTTACTGGTGACCCCGCAAGGCAGCTGGATATTAAAATAGAGGGTACAGGAGCAGTGTTTGCCGCCAACAACCGCGGTAAAAAAAGCATTACACTCAATCTGAAGAGTGAGGAAGGAAGAAGTGCGGCCCTAAAGCTTATTTCTGAAAGTCATGCTGTGCTGGAAAGCTTTCGGCCCGGTGTTATGAAAAAACTCGGACTTGATTATGAGTCTGTAAAAAGACACAAGCCCACTATTGTTTATTGCTCCCTAACAGGCTACGGGGAGAATGAAGACTATCAATATTTAGGCAGCCATGATTTAAACTACATGGCAGTAAGCGGCGCCCTTTCTCAGCTAAAGGACCGAAGCGGACGCCCTGTTCACCCGTCTAATACAATAGCGGATTTTATGGGAGGAATGGCCGCAAGTGAAAGGATACTGGCCGCCCTGCTTTCCAGCAGGATTTCCGGCAAAGGCGGGCATCACTGCATTTCCATTGCTGAAGTGATGGCTTCCATCATGGGAAACCATTTGCTGATCGAAAGCGAGACGGGTTATCCAAATGGGCTTTCGGTGCTAAGCGGGGAGATCGTTGCCTATTCCATTTATGAAACAAAGGATTCGCGGTTTGCTGCTCTTGCTGCATTAGAGCCGAAGTTCTGGATAAACTTCTGCAAGAGTGCCGGCAGGGAGGATTGGATTGATTCCCATTTCTCCCGTGCCTCTGGCAATAATCCTGTATATCTGGAGATGACCGAATTATTTAAAAGCAGGACATTAAAAGAGTGGACTGAATTCGGGCAAAGAGTTGATTGCTGCCTGACTCCGGTATTGGAGACGGGTGAATTAAGAGACTTTCCACTTTTTAAGGGGATTTATGAACGAGACGGGAATTATCCTTTAGTTAGAATGCATGGAGGAATTGACTCAGCAGTGGCTGGCCCTCCAAAACTGGGAGAACATAATGAGGATGTTTTAAGAAATATTGCAGGATTGCCAGAGGAGAAAATTAAGACTTTGGCAACAGAGAAAATATTTTAA